A region from the Deinococcus sp. KSM4-11 genome encodes:
- a CDS encoding hemolysin III family protein, whose amino-acid sequence MIRRLPAPREPVNALTHWAGVLAALLILGPLLWWAHAHALALWPFIVFVLSMTLLYAASASYHSFFPSERGLLWLRKLDHAGIFLLIAGSYTPVAYFGLHGVWQGVVLWVIWGIALTGITLKLVTMRLPRWISTLLYVGMGWLALAFIPQLAHNLPPSAIFWLAAGGVLYSLGAVVYGTKRWDPRPGVFGFHEIWHLFVLGGTGAHVAMMFNLR is encoded by the coding sequence ATGATCCGCCGCCTGCCTGCCCCCCGCGAACCCGTGAACGCCCTGACGCACTGGGCCGGGGTGCTGGCGGCCCTGCTGATCCTGGGGCCCCTGCTGTGGTGGGCCCACGCGCACGCCCTGGCCCTGTGGCCCTTCATCGTGTTCGTCCTGAGCATGACCCTGCTGTACGCGGCCAGTGCCAGCTACCACTCGTTCTTCCCCAGCGAACGTGGACTGCTGTGGCTGCGCAAACTCGATCACGCCGGAATCTTCCTGCTGATCGCCGGAAGTTACACCCCCGTCGCGTACTTCGGCCTGCACGGCGTGTGGCAGGGCGTGGTGCTGTGGGTCATCTGGGGCATCGCCCTGACCGGCATCACCCTGAAACTCGTCACCATGCGCCTGCCCCGCTGGATCAGCACGCTGCTGTACGTCGGCATGGGCTGGCTGGCGCTGGCCTTCATTCCGCAGCTCGCACACAACCTGCCTCCCAGCGCGATCTTCTGGCTCGCGGCCGGCGGCGTGCTGTACTCGCTGGGCGCCGTCGTGTACGGCACCAAACGCTGGGATCCGCGCCCTGGCGTATTCGGCTTCCACGAGATCTGGCACCTGTTCGTGCTCGGCGGCACGGGCGCACACGTCGCCATGATGTTCAACCTGCGCTGA
- a CDS encoding site-2 protease family protein, which produces MGLINLLTSNPLAFVIIAAALVLSLTFHEFAHAWTADRLGDPTPRRYGRVTLNPLKHLDPFGTLLMLLVGFGFAKPVPINPNNLGRWGTLWVSAAGPLSNLLIALVCALLLKFGSHMDIVYVVLTTILSINVVLAVFNLIPIPLLDGSRILGALVPSLGRSLAQFEMLPYSFLIVMAFIYLFGRQISGLINVVQGWVQGFVGA; this is translated from the coding sequence ATGGGCCTGATCAATCTGCTGACCTCGAACCCGCTGGCGTTCGTGATCATCGCGGCGGCACTCGTGCTGTCACTGACCTTCCACGAGTTCGCGCACGCGTGGACGGCGGATCGCCTGGGCGATCCCACGCCGCGCCGCTACGGGCGCGTGACCCTCAATCCCCTCAAGCACCTCGATCCTTTCGGCACGCTGCTGATGCTGCTGGTCGGCTTCGGCTTCGCCAAGCCCGTGCCGATCAATCCGAACAACCTGGGCCGCTGGGGCACGCTGTGGGTGTCGGCGGCCGGGCCGCTGAGCAACCTGCTGATCGCGCTGGTGTGCGCCCTGCTGCTGAAGTTCGGATCGCACATGGACATCGTGTATGTCGTTCTGACGACCATCCTGAGCATCAACGTGGTGCTGGCGGTGTTCAATCTGATTCCCATTCCGCTGCTCGACGGCAGCCGCATCCTGGGCGCGCTGGTGCCGTCGCTAGGACGCAGCCTGGCGCAGTTCGAGATGTTGCCGTACTCGTTCCTGATCGTGATGGCCTTCATCTACCTGTTCGGCCGGCAGATCAGCGGCCTGATCAACGTCGTGCAGGGCTGGGTGCAAGGCTTCGTCGGCGCGTAG
- a CDS encoding CCA tRNA nucleotidyltransferase — protein MTTDLPAALWEHLRPDDRTWLRSLAGHAGPAARVALVGGAVRDALLGQHPLDLDVVVEGTDVEALARATGLPLTFHPAFRNATVTLPDGRSADLVRARRESYPVAGQNPVPAPGTLEDDLRRRDFSVNALALTAWPTGPGEVLDVVGGLDDLHARTLRPLHEKSLHEDASRLVRGARLAARLELSAHPDLLAQVPDALALADRTPRLWAELKLMLSEPRPGAVLRTLRAWGAGSLLPEAPGLEALDALRAQDMDVTFQPYAAALLHASSDPAFLAARLELGDRPAALLARALSDTFFPEGTPERQLRALLRPEAYVPLTGRDVVALGIPPGPQVGEALAHLARLRQDGALHSADDEREALRSYLDSYPSGKCP, from the coding sequence GTGACCACGGACTTGCCCGCTGCCCTCTGGGAGCACCTGCGCCCGGACGACCGGACGTGGCTGCGTTCACTGGCCGGGCACGCCGGGCCGGCGGCGCGCGTGGCCCTGGTGGGAGGCGCGGTACGGGACGCCCTCCTGGGCCAGCATCCCCTGGATCTGGATGTGGTCGTGGAGGGCACGGACGTGGAGGCCCTCGCCCGCGCGACAGGCCTGCCCCTGACCTTCCACCCGGCCTTCCGGAACGCCACCGTGACCCTGCCGGACGGGAGATCTGCCGATCTGGTGCGAGCCAGGCGGGAAAGCTACCCGGTGGCCGGACAGAACCCGGTGCCCGCCCCCGGCACGCTGGAGGACGACCTGAGGCGGCGGGATTTCAGCGTGAACGCCCTGGCCCTGACCGCCTGGCCCACCGGCCCCGGCGAGGTGCTGGACGTGGTGGGCGGCCTGGACGACCTGCACGCGCGAACGCTGCGACCCCTGCACGAGAAGTCGCTGCACGAGGACGCCAGCCGCCTGGTGCGCGGGGCCAGGCTGGCGGCCCGCCTGGAACTGAGCGCCCATCCTGATCTGCTTGCCCAGGTGCCGGACGCGCTGGCCCTGGCCGACCGCACGCCCCGGTTGTGGGCGGAACTGAAGTTGATGTTGTCCGAACCCAGGCCGGGTGCCGTGCTACGAACCCTCCGGGCCTGGGGCGCGGGATCGCTGCTGCCCGAGGCCCCCGGCCTGGAGGCGCTTGATGCCCTCCGGGCACAGGACATGGACGTCACGTTCCAGCCCTACGCGGCGGCCCTCCTGCACGCATCGTCCGACCCGGCGTTCCTGGCAGCGCGGCTGGAACTCGGCGACCGGCCCGCCGCGCTGCTCGCCCGCGCCCTCTCGGACACCTTCTTCCCGGAGGGCACGCCGGAACGCCAGCTCCGTGCACTGCTGCGCCCGGAGGCGTACGTCCCTCTGACCGGGCGGGACGTGGTCGCCCTGGGAATTCCGCCCGGCCCGCAGGTCGGGGAGGCCCTGGCCCATCTGGCCCGCCTGCGGCAGGATGGCGCGCTGCACAGCGCAGACGACGAACGCGAGGCGCTGCGCTCGTATCTGGACTCATACCCGTCAGGCAAATGCCCGTAG
- a CDS encoding S1C family serine protease: protein MKGTGVAVILVLVGLGLGATFMRDQVPLGTAQTPATPTPPQDVMANALAAEPGAKLQNEQNTIAVVARYEPGLVYISTETQVVSQDPFGMMFGGDGSQTQVQRGVGSGFFVNAAGDILTNYHVVAGESGTEAAQKISVRVMGQQKSVPAKVIGLAPQYDLALIRPEGLNKALIKPIPLGNSDTLKVGQKAIAMGAPFGLDFSVTEGIVSSTARQIPIGFGGANGQGITQKAIQTDAAINPGNSGGPLLDSGGRVIGINTQIISPGVQSGGVGQSAGVGFAIPINAAKNLLPRLQAAKGGMITAPRIGLGAGLLVQGQGQTIPVGLSALSPQGKAQLKLPESGLVIGDVTPGSPAARAGLKGGTTTQQFRGGQIALGGDVITAVDGSPVDGVEDLQAALIDKKQGDTVTLKVWRAGKTRDVKVTLDATSFK from the coding sequence ATGAAGGGCACAGGGGTGGCGGTCATTCTCGTTCTCGTCGGGCTGGGCCTGGGAGCCACGTTCATGCGGGATCAGGTGCCGCTGGGCACGGCCCAGACGCCTGCCACTCCTACCCCACCGCAGGATGTCATGGCGAACGCGCTGGCAGCCGAGCCGGGCGCGAAGTTGCAGAACGAGCAGAACACCATTGCGGTGGTCGCGCGCTACGAGCCGGGGCTGGTGTACATCAGCACCGAGACGCAGGTCGTGAGTCAGGATCCCTTCGGGATGATGTTCGGCGGGGACGGCAGCCAGACGCAGGTGCAGCGGGGCGTCGGCAGCGGCTTCTTCGTGAACGCGGCGGGGGACATCCTGACGAATTACCACGTGGTGGCGGGCGAGTCCGGCACGGAGGCCGCGCAGAAGATCAGCGTGCGCGTCATGGGGCAGCAGAAGAGCGTCCCGGCGAAGGTGATCGGCCTCGCGCCACAGTACGACCTGGCCCTGATCCGCCCCGAGGGCCTGAACAAGGCGCTGATCAAGCCGATTCCGCTGGGCAACAGCGACACGTTGAAGGTCGGGCAGAAGGCCATCGCCATGGGCGCGCCCTTCGGCCTGGATTTCAGCGTCACCGAGGGCATCGTGAGCAGCACCGCCCGGCAGATCCCGATCGGCTTCGGCGGCGCGAACGGGCAGGGCATCACGCAGAAGGCCATCCAGACCGACGCGGCCATCAATCCCGGCAACTCGGGCGGCCCGCTGCTCGACAGTGGCGGGCGCGTGATCGGGATCAACACGCAGATCATCAGCCCCGGCGTGCAGTCGGGCGGGGTCGGGCAGAGCGCCGGGGTGGGCTTCGCCATTCCGATCAACGCCGCGAAGAACCTGCTGCCGCGCCTGCAGGCGGCGAAGGGGGGGATGATCACCGCGCCGCGGATCGGGCTGGGCGCGGGACTGCTCGTGCAGGGCCAGGGGCAGACCATCCCGGTGGGCCTGAGCGCGCTGAGTCCACAGGGCAAGGCGCAGTTGAAGCTGCCTGAGAGCGGTCTGGTGATCGGGGACGTGACGCCCGGCTCACCCGCCGCGAGGGCCGGACTCAAGGGCGGGACGACCACACAGCAGTTCCGTGGAGGGCAGATCGCTCTGGGTGGCGACGTGATTACCGCCGTCGACGGCTCGCCCGTGGACGGCGTGGAGGATCTACAGGCCGCGCTGATCGACAAGAAACAGGGCGACACCGTGACCCTGAAGGTCTGGCGGGCGGGCAAGACGCGGGACGTGAAGGTCACCCTGGACGCCACCTCCTTCAAATGA
- a CDS encoding nucleotidyltransferase domain-containing protein, with translation MPQLDGADADLRRGLGDFLARDRTDGVFHTEVGGPGSVPALAGLDAPELHAELLPEVPTDTQRAALVHLGYVPETDARWWHPGGWRLVLPDHGSGWRSRQHALRALLIADPRAALEYRRVYGRRGRDAADRALEAAALEHHVRTVGWRPMQFAARALAHLDAPWMVAGGLALDLHAGRVTRPHDDIDIVLPSTAQEQLPNLLRGWRLDASVNGSYQTFTPPLELPAYQIHGRHPDLPDVLMLDVMLTDLSGGVWHYRRDPTITRPLQGARRVGDLGIPYLAPEIVLLFKAGSSNGQGPRGKDAHDFERALPTLDAPARTWLHGALHHTRPGHPWLERLTT, from the coding sequence ATGCCGCAGTTGGATGGTGCCGACGCTGACCTGAGGCGAGGCCTGGGGGACTTCCTGGCGCGAGACCGCACGGACGGCGTGTTCCACACGGAGGTGGGCGGGCCGGGCAGCGTCCCCGCCCTGGCTGGCCTGGACGCGCCCGAACTGCACGCCGAGCTGCTCCCGGAGGTGCCCACGGACACGCAGCGCGCAGCCCTGGTTCACCTGGGGTACGTCCCGGAAACGGACGCGCGGTGGTGGCATCCCGGTGGCTGGCGGCTGGTGCTGCCAGATCACGGCAGCGGCTGGCGCAGCCGGCAGCACGCCCTGCGCGCCCTCCTGATCGCCGATCCGCGCGCCGCGCTGGAGTACCGCCGCGTGTACGGCCGCCGTGGCCGGGACGCCGCCGACCGGGCGCTGGAGGCGGCCGCCCTGGAACACCATGTCCGCACCGTCGGCTGGCGGCCGATGCAGTTCGCTGCCCGTGCCCTTGCCCATCTGGACGCCCCGTGGATGGTCGCCGGCGGCCTGGCGCTCGACCTGCACGCGGGCCGCGTGACCCGCCCGCACGACGACATCGACATCGTCCTTCCCAGCACCGCGCAGGAGCAGCTGCCGAACCTATTGCGGGGCTGGCGGCTGGACGCCTCGGTGAACGGCTCCTACCAGACCTTCACGCCCCCACTGGAACTCCCCGCCTACCAGATCCACGGGCGGCACCCCGATCTGCCAGACGTGCTCATGCTCGACGTGATGCTCACGGATCTGAGCGGCGGCGTGTGGCACTACCGGCGTGATCCCACCATTACGCGGCCGCTGCAGGGGGCGCGCCGCGTCGGAGACCTGGGAATCCCGTACCTCGCGCCTGAGATCGTCCTGCTGTTCAAAGCTGGATCCAGTAACGGCCAGGGGCCGCGCGGCAAGGACGCCCACGACTTCGAGCGGGCCCTCCCCACCCTGGATGCTCCCGCCCGGACGTGGCTCCACGGGGCGCTGCACCACACCCGGCCCGGCCACCCGTGGCTGGAGCGGTTGACCACTTGA
- the hslO gene encoding Hsp33 family molecular chaperone HslO, which yields MSDPASSSSYLLRGTAAGNTLRLIGMDSARVVEDARVRHDLSKTATAALGRTLTASALLSIVLGKRADSRVTVRVEGDGPVGWIVAEGSADGRVRGYVRQPHADLPLRESDGKLDVSGIVGTDGELAVTRLLDNGEPYTGSIRLVSGEIAEDVSAYLGVSEQIPNAVLLGVYEEGERVTYAGGLLVQAMPGVTDETLAQLEANIRSIGQITTALRQGGLLSVMERAAEGLGLTLAAEAQEVGFQCRCSREKASDSLKFFSAAERQEMMADGGQEIVCHWCGEKYQISPDEIAALDATDAHARA from the coding sequence ATGTCTGATCCGGCCTCCTCTTCCTCCTACCTGCTGCGCGGCACGGCGGCTGGGAATACGTTGCGACTCATCGGCATGGACTCGGCCCGCGTGGTCGAGGACGCCCGTGTGCGCCATGACCTGAGCAAGACGGCCACGGCCGCGCTGGGGCGCACGCTGACGGCATCGGCGCTGCTGAGCATTGTGCTGGGCAAGCGCGCCGACAGCCGTGTGACGGTGCGCGTGGAGGGCGATGGCCCAGTGGGCTGGATCGTGGCGGAGGGCAGCGCGGATGGGCGGGTGCGTGGGTACGTGCGCCAGCCGCACGCGGATCTGCCGCTGCGCGAGTCCGATGGAAAGCTGGATGTGAGCGGGATCGTGGGGACGGATGGGGAACTCGCGGTGACGCGGCTGCTCGACAATGGTGAGCCGTATACGGGCAGTATCCGGCTGGTGAGTGGGGAGATTGCCGAGGATGTGAGTGCTTACCTGGGCGTGTCGGAGCAGATTCCGAATGCCGTGCTGCTGGGCGTGTACGAGGAGGGCGAGCGGGTGACGTACGCAGGGGGGCTGCTGGTGCAGGCCATGCCGGGAGTGACGGACGAAACGCTGGCGCAGCTGGAGGCGAACATCCGCTCGATCGGGCAGATCACCACGGCGCTGCGGCAGGGTGGGCTGCTGAGCGTGATGGAACGGGCGGCCGAGGGGCTGGGCCTGACCCTGGCGGCGGAGGCGCAGGAGGTGGGCTTCCAGTGCCGCTGCTCGCGGGAGAAGGCCAGTGACTCGCTGAAGTTCTTCAGTGCGGCCGAGCGCCAGGAGATGATGGCGGACGGCGGGCAGGAGATCGTGTGCCACTGGTGCGGCGAGAAGTACCAGATCAGTCCGGACGAGATCGCGGCGCTGGACGCGACGGACGCGCACGCCCGCGCCTGA
- a CDS encoding 4'-phosphopantetheinyl transferase superfamily protein, whose product MIVAIGHDLIEIERIRGMLEREGRRAEKLFAPTELAYCARLSDPAPSLAARFAAKEAFQKVWPRPHGWRDVWVERERTPGGPFPFAPPILGYAPAIAAEMQERGWITHLTLTHTKEHASAVVVLEER is encoded by the coding sequence GTGATTGTCGCCATCGGCCATGACCTGATCGAGATCGAGCGCATCCGCGGCATGCTGGAGCGCGAGGGACGCCGCGCCGAAAAACTGTTCGCGCCCACCGAACTGGCGTACTGCGCCCGCCTGAGCGACCCCGCTCCCAGCCTCGCCGCCCGCTTCGCCGCGAAGGAAGCCTTCCAGAAGGTCTGGCCCCGCCCCCACGGCTGGCGCGACGTGTGGGTAGAACGCGAACGCACCCCAGGCGGCCCCTTTCCCTTCGCCCCGCCGATCCTGGGCTACGCGCCCGCCATTGCCGCCGAGATGCAGGAGCGTGGCTGGATCACCCACCTGACCCTGACCCACACCAAGGAACATGCCTCGGCGGTGGTGGTGCTGGAAGAGCGGTAA
- a CDS encoding HepT-like ribonuclease domain-containing protein: MIPPPAADALFPDPRLNTVAALLRAGRARWEALGVSRVRVFGSVARGEARAESDIDLLVDFGPGRAAGLLDLMRVRAVFEELLARRVDVVTEAALTPPMRAEILADAVDVLAVPTPLPLAHRAKRWRWRVVDLIAVLDRLAAHLAGLTLTTFRRDERTQDAALHLLLRLGETTKYLPQSVQDTRPEVPWALLRDVRNLVAHDYFGVDPALVWHTATVELPALRPALQALADAPDVPATR, from the coding sequence GTGATCCCGCCGCCCGCTGCCGACGCCCTGTTCCCCGATCCGCGCCTGAATACGGTCGCGGCGCTGCTGCGGGCCGGTCGAGCGCGCTGGGAGGCGCTGGGCGTGTCGCGCGTGCGGGTGTTCGGCTCGGTCGCGCGGGGTGAGGCGCGGGCCGAGTCGGATATCGACCTGCTGGTGGATTTCGGGCCGGGTCGGGCGGCGGGCCTGCTGGACCTGATGCGGGTACGGGCGGTGTTCGAGGAACTGCTGGCCCGGCGGGTTGACGTGGTCACGGAGGCGGCCCTGACGCCGCCCATGCGTGCCGAGATCCTGGCCGACGCGGTGGATGTGCTGGCCGTGCCCACCCCGCTGCCGCTGGCGCACCGGGCGAAACGCTGGCGCTGGCGGGTGGTCGATCTGATCGCGGTGCTCGACCGGCTGGCCGCCCACCTGGCGGGCCTGACCCTGACCACCTTCCGCCGCGATGAGCGCACGCAGGACGCTGCGCTGCACCTGCTCCTGCGGCTGGGCGAGACGACCAAGTACCTTCCTCAGTCGGTGCAGGACACCCGCCCGGAAGTTCCCTGGGCGCTGCTGCGCGACGTGCGGAACCTCGTGGCGCACGATTACTTCGGGGTCGACCCGGCGCTGGTGTGGCACACCGCGACCGTGGAGCTGCCCGCCCTGCGGCCCGCGCTCCAGGCGTTGGCCGACGCTCCGGACGTGCCCGCTACCCGATGA
- the cax gene encoding calcium/proton exchanger: protein MLMNALLAFIPISLLLEYAFHAPPLWVFFTAVLAIVPLADWLRKGTEHVAVHAGPTIGGLLNVTFGNMAELIIAIFILIGGNTQVVKAQITGSIIGNALLGLGLAIVFAGFANRGERQKFNAANAGQLSAMLFLTVITLTLPAIFDYTEQLPGFVASTPDRENLDEKLSLGVAIILIVVYLLNLVYTLVTHKDVFAVDDATGSGHGPEKPWSLPVALGVLLGGTALIALESELLSGALEATSTTLGLSPFFLGIIVLAIVGNFAEYIAAVYFARRGQMDLAVNIGLGATVQVALLTAPLLVIIGYFIGHPMNLVFSSPLELIAIIAVALIVTSVTKDGETTWFEGVLLIAVYVALALAFFYVTPRVAEGSGAALHSLGALIG from the coding sequence ATGCTCATGAACGCCCTGCTGGCCTTCATTCCGATCAGCCTGCTACTGGAGTACGCCTTCCACGCGCCGCCCCTGTGGGTGTTCTTCACGGCGGTGCTGGCCATCGTGCCGCTGGCCGACTGGCTGCGCAAGGGAACCGAGCACGTGGCCGTGCATGCCGGGCCGACCATCGGCGGGCTGCTGAACGTGACCTTCGGCAATATGGCCGAACTGATCATCGCCATTTTCATTCTGATCGGCGGGAACACGCAGGTCGTGAAGGCGCAGATCACCGGGTCAATCATCGGGAACGCGCTGCTGGGGCTGGGGCTGGCCATCGTGTTCGCCGGCTTCGCCAACCGGGGCGAGCGGCAGAAGTTCAATGCCGCGAACGCCGGGCAGCTCTCGGCCATGCTGTTCCTGACGGTCATCACGCTGACCCTGCCCGCCATCTTCGACTACACCGAGCAGCTGCCCGGCTTCGTCGCCTCCACCCCGGATCGCGAAAACCTGGACGAGAAGCTCAGCCTGGGCGTGGCGATCATCCTGATCGTCGTGTACCTGCTGAACCTGGTGTACACGCTGGTCACGCACAAGGACGTGTTCGCGGTCGATGACGCGACCGGCAGCGGCCACGGCCCGGAGAAGCCGTGGTCGCTGCCGGTCGCCCTGGGCGTGCTGCTGGGCGGCACCGCCCTGATCGCGCTGGAATCCGAACTGCTGTCCGGCGCGCTGGAGGCCACCAGCACGACCCTGGGCCTGAGTCCGTTCTTCCTGGGGATCATCGTGCTGGCCATCGTGGGCAACTTCGCCGAGTACATCGCCGCCGTGTATTTCGCCCGGCGCGGGCAGATGGACCTCGCCGTGAACATCGGCCTGGGCGCGACCGTGCAGGTCGCCCTGCTGACCGCGCCGCTGCTGGTCATCATCGGGTACTTCATCGGCCATCCCATGAACCTGGTATTCAGCAGTCCCCTGGAACTGATCGCGATCATCGCCGTGGCCCTGATCGTCACGTCCGTGACCAAGGACGGCGAAACCACGTGGTTCGAGGGCGTCCTGCTGATCGCCGTGTACGTGGCGCTGGCCCTGGCCTTCTTTTACGTCACGCCGCGCGTGGCCGAGGGCAGCGGGGCCGCCCTGCACAGCCTCGGCGCCCTCATCGGGTAG